A window of the Microplitis mediator isolate UGA2020A chromosome 5, iyMicMedi2.1, whole genome shotgun sequence genome harbors these coding sequences:
- the LOC130668220 gene encoding uncharacterized protein LOC130668220 isoform X3 — translation MVFRLIGQVVVFIFYGLLVVECDVIIRNQDICGVHNGRRVYLELGEQGIVYAKNVSSVKNLPRQQQPGSRLYATNSSHEQCSLELVTCPSCAITVTFKSLALPHSCGDSGMMMDSPCRCDYVWISEPPYEDISGTPYCGLYAPITYRSSTRTVSITLLYSQSHNHAFTIEYVSERNRVNLKGWDPTVTKGFNGTVGGILTSPFFPARYPRDLGMEYVITCPTEAPFCRVRVLFSDFQLATVSIIEFYDWNGQRLDVSSGARFRPPIIVSSGPSLLIRFYANGGTGLGYKAFYSYVIGHRYDKAIQPITDCGGYVENLGGTITMIDMVTEGVKTYDCVWLIRPPKNFLHMKTHMYLKVITFADMAGNTELIIRQGPTSALLPLEILRHPASQLLPPRMREHITPIVNGFHVSLRGTFGANSRVAIAYAAFGYMDCFSGSDFLCQNHRCIQSQLNCDGFDHCGDNSDEPTTCLRDWGIEPRDGKWHMNKANYYFPKIDRYPDLKTATLVFVASSLGLIILISALIVLLYRMGARSRQQRELQSRLQTISELLDGARIDEVAVHDEPPVYEAPPGYDEVIKVGFENEGVKCKKIRNFLWGSRSRSSPQCSQELPTSSSLVVDLAGASRNRETIPTTTTTVAPTITTVNPVERIPESPPPPYVTPPGSVLDNYRICLSRHNVTHTSVPLSVRGDHTRRAWNRATELRRSLPDPDEVAAFQPDGSIDYEALGAYLRNYAPRGNASVEPFDSQPRSLPDVGLITRPKSNGDFAERGDEDADRGGDGDVEDEVEATSYDSRCTSLSRSSDSTQLHGCSCQGACGCANDHNTVGSETKQRRDDKNIKAKRTIMKLLKSTSTSQTSTSVPEASGPEPSTEEFEGCRRPSICSGDTYLSLGTMFSTCSSPYELEEHDFTSETNSIMENMSILSKTPSRTPVRATRITINTTSDFRFKTRKYVRKYASCDTDSFFESVKALDAFLERRNTTVVQPRNTSTVATLFGTPGHHRRRALRSHGNQNGIFNCVRGWKSSDDTRSN, via the exons ATG GTATTTCGTCTGATTGGGCAAGtggtagtttttattttttacggaCTTCTAGTAGTAGAGTGTGATGTAATTATTCGAAATCAAGACATCTGTGGTGTCCATAACGGGCGTCGGGTGTACCTGGAGCTCGGGGAACAGGGAATAGTTTACGCTAAAAATGTGTCATCCGTTAAAAATTTGCCAAGACAACAGCAACCAGGTTCGCGATTGTACGCAACAAACAGTTCTCACGAGCAATGCAGCTTGGAGCTCGTGACCTGTCCGTCCTGTGCCATCACCGTGACGTTCAAGAGCCTGGCCTTGCCTCATTCCTGCGGTGACAGTGGCATGATGATGGACAGTCCGTGCAG gTGCGACTATGTCTGGATCTCAGAGCCACCTTACGAAGATATCTCAGGAACACCGTACTGCGGATTGTATGCACCGATCACTTATAGATCCAGCACTCGAACTGTTTCCATTACTCTGCTATATAGTCAGTCACATAATCACGCTTTCACAATTGAATATGTCTCAGAGA GAAATAGAGTTAATTTAAAGGGCTGGGATCCTACGGTTACTAAAGGATTTAATGGAACTGTTGGTGGTATTCTTACGTCTCCATTTTTTCCTGCTAGATATCCAAGAGATTTAGGAATGGAGTACGTAATTACTTGCCCAACTGAAGCACCCTTTTGCCGGGTCCGAGTACTTTTTAGTGACTTTCAATTGGCAACTGTTTCTATCATCGag TTTTACGATTGGAATGGACAAAGATTGGACGTTAGCAGTGGCGCGAGATTCCGACCACCGATAATTGTAAGCTCTGGACCGTCATTGCTGATAAGATTCTACGCTAACGGAGGAACTGGTCTTGGTTACAAGGCTTTCTATTCTTATGTAATTGGACATAGATATGACAAAGCCATTCAGCCAATTACTGATTGCGGCGGATATGTGGAAAACTTGGGTGGCACTATTACGATGATTGATATGGTAACTGAAGGAGTAAAGACTTATGACTGCGTTTGGCTTATCAGGCCCCCAAAGAATTTTCTTCACATGAAAACACACATGTATCTCAAAGTCATCACATTCGCAGAcatgg CTGGAAATACCGAATTGATAATTAGACAAGGTCCGACATCAGCATTGCTGCCGTTGGAAATACTGAGGCACCCAGCAAGTCAACTTCTACCTCCGAGAATGAGGGAACATATTACTCCAATAGTCAATGGGTTCCATGTCAGCTTACGAGGAACGTTTGGCGCTAACTCTAGAGTTGCGATCGCTTACGCAGCTTTTGGTTAcatgg actgTTTTTCTGGATCTGATTTTCTATGTCAGAATCATAGATGTATTCAGAGTCAATTGAACTGCGATGGATTTGATCATTGTGGTGACAATAGTGATGAGCCAACAACTTGTCTGAGAG attGGGGAATAGAACCGCGAGACGGAAAATGGCATATGAATAAAGCAAATTACTATTTCCCTAAAATAGATCGTTATCCAGATTTAAAAACTGCTACACTAGTATTTGTAGCCAGTAGTTTAGGATTAATAATCCTAATTTCCGCACTGATTGTTTTGCTGTACCGAATGGGCGCACGGTCGCGTCAGCAACGAGAACTTCAGTCACGTCTGCAGACAATCAGCGAACTATTAG ATGGCGCCCGGATCGACGAGGTCGCTGTTCACGACGAACCGCCTGTTTACGAAGCGCCGCCGGGTTACGACGAAGTCATTAAAGTTGGCTTTGAGAACGAAGGGgttaaatgcaaaaaaatacgTAACTTTTTGTGGGGGTCAAGAAGCAGGAGCTCCCCTCAATGctc gCAAGAATTACCTACATCATCAAGTTTGGTCGTAGACCTCGCAGGAGCGAGTAGAAATCGTGAAACAATACCAACAACAACCACGACAGTGGCACCAACTATTACGACAGTTAATCCCGTTGAGAGAATCCCTGAAAGTCCACCTCCACCTTATGTCACACCTCCTGGAAGTGTTCTAGATAATTACAGAATATGTCTATCACGACATAATGTCACTC acacTTCAGTACCACTAAGCGTCCGAGGTGACCATACGCGTCGAGCCTGGAACCGAGCTACTGAATTACGTCGTTCACTACCAGATCCAGACGAAGTGGCGGCATTCCAACCTGATGGATCTATTGACTACGAGGCACTTGGTGCGTATCTTCGGAATTACGCTCCTCGAGGGAATGCCTCTGTTGAACCGTTTGATTCACAGCCGAGGAGCTTGCCAGATGTTGGTCTAATCACGAGGCCAAAATCCAACGGAGACTTCGCAGAGCGAGGGGACGAGGATGCGGACAGAGGCGGGGACGGGGACGTGGAGGACGAAGTAGAAGCAACTAGCTACGACAGTCGTTGTACCAGTCTCAGTCGTAGCAGTGACAGTACCCAATTACATGGATGTTCTTGTCAAGGAGCTTGCGGATGCGCAAATGACCACAACACAGTTGGATCAGAAACCAAACAAAGGagagatgataaaaatattaaagctaAACGTACTATTATGAAACTACTGAAGTCTACATCAACTTCACAGACATCGACGAGCGTGCCAGAAGCTAGTGGACCCGAGCCGTCTACTGAAGAGTTTGAAGGCTGCAGAAGACCTTCAATTTGTTCTGGAGACACTTACTTGTCTCTAGGGACAATGTTTAGCACTTGTAGCAGTCCTTATGAATTAGAAGAACACGATTTCACGTCAGAAACGAATAGTATTATGGAAAATATGAGTATACTTTCTAAAACACCATCTCGCACGCCCGTAAGAGCTACGAGAATCACCATAAATACCACGAGTGACTTTAGATTTAAAACACGCAAGTATGTACGTAAATATGCGAGTTGTGATACTGACAGCTTTTTTGAGAGTGTCAAGGCCTTGGATGCTTTTTTGGAAAGACGTAATACCACAGTCGTGCAACCGAGAAACACGTCTACGGTTGCTACACTCTTTGGCACGCCGGGACATCATCGACGCAGAGCTTTACGATCTCATGGTAACcaaaatggaatttttaattgcgtGCGCGGATGGAAATCCAGTGATGACACTCGTTCTAAttga
- the LOC130668220 gene encoding uncharacterized protein LOC130668220 isoform X1 gives MVFRLIGQVVVFIFYGLLVVECDVIIRNQDICGVHNGRRVYLELGEQGIVYAKNVSSVKNLPRQQQPGSRLYATNSSHEQCSLELVTCPSCAITVTFKSLALPHSCGDSGMMMDSPCRCDYVWISEPPYEDISGTPYCGLYAPITYRSSTRTVSITLLYSQSHNHAFTIEYVSERNRVNLKGWDPTVTKGFNGTVGGILTSPFFPARYPRDLGMEYVITCPTEAPFCRVRVLFSDFQLATVSIIEFYDWNGQRLDVSSGARFRPPIIVSSGPSLLIRFYANGGTGLGYKAFYSYVIGHRYDKAIQPITDCGGYVENLGGTITMIDMVTEGVKTYDCVWLIRPPKNFLHMKTHMYLKVITFADMAGNTELIIRQGPTSALLPLEILRHPASQLLPPRMREHITPIVNGFHVSLRGTFGANSRVAIAYAAFGYMDCFSGSDFLCQNHRCIQSQLNCDGFDHCGDNSDEPTTCLRDWGIEPRDGKWHMNKANYYFPKIDRYPDLKTATLVFVASSLGLIILISALIVLLYRMGARSRQQRELQSRLQTISELLDRTVFDIADGARIDEVAVHDEPPVYEAPPGYDEVIKVGFENEGVKCKKIRNFLWGSRSRSSPQCSQELPTSSSLVVDLAGASRNRETIPTTTTTVAPTITTVNPVERIPESPPPPYVTPPGSVLDNYRICLSRHNVTHTSVPLSVRGDHTRRAWNRATELRRSLPDPDEVAAFQPDGSIDYEALGAYLRNYAPRGNASVEPFDSQPRSLPDVGLITRPKSNGDFAERGDEDADRGGDGDVEDEVEATSYDSRCTSLSRSSDSTQLHGCSCQGACGCANDHNTVGSETKQRRDDKNIKAKRTIMKLLKSTSTSQTSTSVPEASGPEPSTEEFEGCRRPSICSGDTYLSLGTMFSTCSSPYELEEHDFTSETNSIMENMSILSKTPSRTPVRATRITINTTSDFRFKTRKYVRKYASCDTDSFFESVKALDAFLERRNTTVVQPRNTSTVATLFGTPGHHRRRALRSHGNQNGIFNCVRGWKSSDDTRSN, from the exons ATG GTATTTCGTCTGATTGGGCAAGtggtagtttttattttttacggaCTTCTAGTAGTAGAGTGTGATGTAATTATTCGAAATCAAGACATCTGTGGTGTCCATAACGGGCGTCGGGTGTACCTGGAGCTCGGGGAACAGGGAATAGTTTACGCTAAAAATGTGTCATCCGTTAAAAATTTGCCAAGACAACAGCAACCAGGTTCGCGATTGTACGCAACAAACAGTTCTCACGAGCAATGCAGCTTGGAGCTCGTGACCTGTCCGTCCTGTGCCATCACCGTGACGTTCAAGAGCCTGGCCTTGCCTCATTCCTGCGGTGACAGTGGCATGATGATGGACAGTCCGTGCAG gTGCGACTATGTCTGGATCTCAGAGCCACCTTACGAAGATATCTCAGGAACACCGTACTGCGGATTGTATGCACCGATCACTTATAGATCCAGCACTCGAACTGTTTCCATTACTCTGCTATATAGTCAGTCACATAATCACGCTTTCACAATTGAATATGTCTCAGAGA GAAATAGAGTTAATTTAAAGGGCTGGGATCCTACGGTTACTAAAGGATTTAATGGAACTGTTGGTGGTATTCTTACGTCTCCATTTTTTCCTGCTAGATATCCAAGAGATTTAGGAATGGAGTACGTAATTACTTGCCCAACTGAAGCACCCTTTTGCCGGGTCCGAGTACTTTTTAGTGACTTTCAATTGGCAACTGTTTCTATCATCGag TTTTACGATTGGAATGGACAAAGATTGGACGTTAGCAGTGGCGCGAGATTCCGACCACCGATAATTGTAAGCTCTGGACCGTCATTGCTGATAAGATTCTACGCTAACGGAGGAACTGGTCTTGGTTACAAGGCTTTCTATTCTTATGTAATTGGACATAGATATGACAAAGCCATTCAGCCAATTACTGATTGCGGCGGATATGTGGAAAACTTGGGTGGCACTATTACGATGATTGATATGGTAACTGAAGGAGTAAAGACTTATGACTGCGTTTGGCTTATCAGGCCCCCAAAGAATTTTCTTCACATGAAAACACACATGTATCTCAAAGTCATCACATTCGCAGAcatgg CTGGAAATACCGAATTGATAATTAGACAAGGTCCGACATCAGCATTGCTGCCGTTGGAAATACTGAGGCACCCAGCAAGTCAACTTCTACCTCCGAGAATGAGGGAACATATTACTCCAATAGTCAATGGGTTCCATGTCAGCTTACGAGGAACGTTTGGCGCTAACTCTAGAGTTGCGATCGCTTACGCAGCTTTTGGTTAcatgg actgTTTTTCTGGATCTGATTTTCTATGTCAGAATCATAGATGTATTCAGAGTCAATTGAACTGCGATGGATTTGATCATTGTGGTGACAATAGTGATGAGCCAACAACTTGTCTGAGAG attGGGGAATAGAACCGCGAGACGGAAAATGGCATATGAATAAAGCAAATTACTATTTCCCTAAAATAGATCGTTATCCAGATTTAAAAACTGCTACACTAGTATTTGTAGCCAGTAGTTTAGGATTAATAATCCTAATTTCCGCACTGATTGTTTTGCTGTACCGAATGGGCGCACGGTCGCGTCAGCAACGAGAACTTCAGTCACGTCTGCAGACAATCAGCGAACTATTAG ATCGGACAGTCTTCGATATTGCAGATGGCGCCCGGATCGACGAGGTCGCTGTTCACGACGAACCGCCTGTTTACGAAGCGCCGCCGGGTTACGACGAAGTCATTAAAGTTGGCTTTGAGAACGAAGGGgttaaatgcaaaaaaatacgTAACTTTTTGTGGGGGTCAAGAAGCAGGAGCTCCCCTCAATGctc gCAAGAATTACCTACATCATCAAGTTTGGTCGTAGACCTCGCAGGAGCGAGTAGAAATCGTGAAACAATACCAACAACAACCACGACAGTGGCACCAACTATTACGACAGTTAATCCCGTTGAGAGAATCCCTGAAAGTCCACCTCCACCTTATGTCACACCTCCTGGAAGTGTTCTAGATAATTACAGAATATGTCTATCACGACATAATGTCACTC acacTTCAGTACCACTAAGCGTCCGAGGTGACCATACGCGTCGAGCCTGGAACCGAGCTACTGAATTACGTCGTTCACTACCAGATCCAGACGAAGTGGCGGCATTCCAACCTGATGGATCTATTGACTACGAGGCACTTGGTGCGTATCTTCGGAATTACGCTCCTCGAGGGAATGCCTCTGTTGAACCGTTTGATTCACAGCCGAGGAGCTTGCCAGATGTTGGTCTAATCACGAGGCCAAAATCCAACGGAGACTTCGCAGAGCGAGGGGACGAGGATGCGGACAGAGGCGGGGACGGGGACGTGGAGGACGAAGTAGAAGCAACTAGCTACGACAGTCGTTGTACCAGTCTCAGTCGTAGCAGTGACAGTACCCAATTACATGGATGTTCTTGTCAAGGAGCTTGCGGATGCGCAAATGACCACAACACAGTTGGATCAGAAACCAAACAAAGGagagatgataaaaatattaaagctaAACGTACTATTATGAAACTACTGAAGTCTACATCAACTTCACAGACATCGACGAGCGTGCCAGAAGCTAGTGGACCCGAGCCGTCTACTGAAGAGTTTGAAGGCTGCAGAAGACCTTCAATTTGTTCTGGAGACACTTACTTGTCTCTAGGGACAATGTTTAGCACTTGTAGCAGTCCTTATGAATTAGAAGAACACGATTTCACGTCAGAAACGAATAGTATTATGGAAAATATGAGTATACTTTCTAAAACACCATCTCGCACGCCCGTAAGAGCTACGAGAATCACCATAAATACCACGAGTGACTTTAGATTTAAAACACGCAAGTATGTACGTAAATATGCGAGTTGTGATACTGACAGCTTTTTTGAGAGTGTCAAGGCCTTGGATGCTTTTTTGGAAAGACGTAATACCACAGTCGTGCAACCGAGAAACACGTCTACGGTTGCTACACTCTTTGGCACGCCGGGACATCATCGACGCAGAGCTTTACGATCTCATGGTAACcaaaatggaatttttaattgcgtGCGCGGATGGAAATCCAGTGATGACACTCGTTCTAAttga
- the LOC130668221 gene encoding uncharacterized protein LOC130668221, translating to MSNKADDPEYVLVVLNSLGFINVTAEMLKMFMKQLKMHRKLKKNNHDKWKEKMKKKIISKNRIDLEKFLNKITRDDQNYLPESGNVNEIKTASDKKYSVPFKTERHHEIEVNKKKSIDNNNNNDKSSSFIEKTIKQIHQEDTEKKIFEISRKYTRITIDHKIPDDSRKEISSSSRKLPYEKSADQSNKIFPVDKNISVSNKTQQNMNLNFESDGDTSDSYKQLPVANKKTSVKNKFKPSDENEILSIENLYHDNSVKSNSDLLNSYQQLPTAINTTAVKNKFNAPDKKEIHKIEKTNHENFNENNLDLSDSYKQLPEIKPRDQQTNKSVPSQQIQSQRNNAERQSNDNENLIDSNLNYSDFYGNLSKSNFKSSSLERVSLNKTPPEQYTLRDIRERSHLSSSSDSDTETDSSYQQFTRATVKKTSMTNDKAAGEKSHRPLISRGFNEVSNLRYGDASTSESNDSYQQIPDPSNRQPNKGNLINKSQSSAHSAPDFKERSVLNFNSDSKSSSEPLSQSNANKRKEENTKIYRKPTRSEQLKRNDIKEHSVLEY from the exons atgtcaAATAAAGCTGATGACCCGGAATATGTTTTGGTtgttttaaattctctggGTTTTATTAATGTCACTGCggaaatgttaaaaatgtttatgaaAC aattaaagatgcatcgtaaattaaaaaaaaataatcatgataaatggaaagaaaaaatgaaaaaaaaaataatttcgaaaaatcgaatagatttagaaaaatttttaaataaaattacacgtGATGATCAGAATTATTTACCAGAGTCTGGTAACGtcaatgaaattaaaactgcaagtgataaaaaatattctgtacctTTTAAAACAGAACGTCATCATgaaattgaagtaaataaaaaaaaaagtattgataataataataataatgataagtCGAGTTCATTTATTGAGAAAACTATAAAGCAAATCCACCAAGaagatacagaaaaaaaaattttcgaaattagtAGAAAATATACAAGAATTACAATCGACCATAAAATTCCTGATGATTCGCGTAAAGAAATTTCAAGCTCTTCTAGAAAACTTCCATATGAAAAATCGGCAGATCAAAGTAACAAAATATTTCCAGttgacaaaaatatttctgtaagtaataaaacacaacaaaatatgaatttgaattttgaaagtGACGGAGACACTTCTGATTCTTATAAGCAACTTCCTGTAGCGAACAAAAAAaccagtgtaaaaaataaatttaaaccatctgatgaaaatgaaattctttcgatcgaaaatttatatcatgATAATTCTGTCAAAAGTAATTCAGatcttttaaattcttatcAGCAACTTCCTACAGCAATAAACACAAcagctgtaaaaaataaatttaatgcgcctgataaaaaagaaattcacaaaatagaaaaaacgaatcacgaaaattttaatgaaaacaatttagatCTTTCAGATTCTTACAAacaattgcctgaaataaaacCAAGAGAccaacaaacaaacaaatctGTTCCATCTCAACAGATTCAAAGTCAACGGAATAATGCCGAAAGACAATCtaatgataatgaaaatttaatcgaCAGCAACTTAAATTATTCAGACTTCTATGGTAATTTATCTAAATCAAACTTCAAAAGTAGTTCTCTAGAAAGAGTTAGTCTGAACAAAACTCCTCCAGAACAATATACTCTAAGAGATATAAGAGAACGCAGCCATTTGTCAAGTAGTTCAGACAGTGACACTGAAACTGATTCGTCTTATCAACAGTTTACACGAGCGACAGTGAAAAAAACTTCAATGACAAATGATAAAGCAGCTGGTGAAAAAAGTCATAGACCGTTAATATCTCGTGGATTCAACGAAGTCAGTAATTTACGGTACGGCGATGCCAGTACCAGTGAATCCAATGATTCGTACCAACAAATACCAGATCCGTCTAATAGACAACCTAATAaaggaaatttgataaataaatcacAAAGTTCCGCACACAGTGCCCCTGATTTTAAAGAACGGAGTGTACTAAATTTCAATAGTGACAGTAAATCATCTTCCGAACCGCTTTCTCAGTCGAATGCAAACAAGAGAAAGGAAgaaaacacaaaaatttatagaaaaccAACTCGCTCTGAACAATTGAAGCGAAACGACATCAAAGAACACAGTGTACTGGAATACTGA
- the LOC130668220 gene encoding uncharacterized protein LOC130668220 isoform X2: MVFRLIGQVVVFIFYGLLVVECDVIIRNQDICGVHNGRRVYLELGEQGIVYAKNVSSVKNLPRQQQPGSRLYATNSSHEQCSLELVTCPSCAITVTFKSLALPHSCGDSGMMMDSPCRCDYVWISEPPYEDISGTPYCGLYAPITYRSSTRTVSITLLYSQSHNHAFTIEYVSERNRVNLKGWDPTVTKGFNGTVGGILTSPFFPARYPRDLGMEYVITCPTEAPFCRVRVLFSDFQLATVSIIEFYDWNGQRLDVSSGARFRPPIIVSSGPSLLIRFYANGGTGLGYKAFYSYVIGHRYDKAIQPITDCGGYVENLGGTITMIDMVTEGVKTYDCVWLIRPPKNFLHMKTHMYLKVITFADMAGNTELIIRQGPTSALLPLEILRHPASQLLPPRMREHITPIVNGFHVSLRGTFGANSRVAIAYAAFGYMDCFSGSDFLCQNHRCIQSQLNCDGFDHCGDNSDEPTTCLRDWGIEPRDGKWHMNKANYYFPKIDRYPDLKTATLVFVASSLGLIILISALIVLLYRMGARSRQQRELQSRLQTISELLVFDIADGARIDEVAVHDEPPVYEAPPGYDEVIKVGFENEGVKCKKIRNFLWGSRSRSSPQCSQELPTSSSLVVDLAGASRNRETIPTTTTTVAPTITTVNPVERIPESPPPPYVTPPGSVLDNYRICLSRHNVTHTSVPLSVRGDHTRRAWNRATELRRSLPDPDEVAAFQPDGSIDYEALGAYLRNYAPRGNASVEPFDSQPRSLPDVGLITRPKSNGDFAERGDEDADRGGDGDVEDEVEATSYDSRCTSLSRSSDSTQLHGCSCQGACGCANDHNTVGSETKQRRDDKNIKAKRTIMKLLKSTSTSQTSTSVPEASGPEPSTEEFEGCRRPSICSGDTYLSLGTMFSTCSSPYELEEHDFTSETNSIMENMSILSKTPSRTPVRATRITINTTSDFRFKTRKYVRKYASCDTDSFFESVKALDAFLERRNTTVVQPRNTSTVATLFGTPGHHRRRALRSHGNQNGIFNCVRGWKSSDDTRSN; the protein is encoded by the exons ATG GTATTTCGTCTGATTGGGCAAGtggtagtttttattttttacggaCTTCTAGTAGTAGAGTGTGATGTAATTATTCGAAATCAAGACATCTGTGGTGTCCATAACGGGCGTCGGGTGTACCTGGAGCTCGGGGAACAGGGAATAGTTTACGCTAAAAATGTGTCATCCGTTAAAAATTTGCCAAGACAACAGCAACCAGGTTCGCGATTGTACGCAACAAACAGTTCTCACGAGCAATGCAGCTTGGAGCTCGTGACCTGTCCGTCCTGTGCCATCACCGTGACGTTCAAGAGCCTGGCCTTGCCTCATTCCTGCGGTGACAGTGGCATGATGATGGACAGTCCGTGCAG gTGCGACTATGTCTGGATCTCAGAGCCACCTTACGAAGATATCTCAGGAACACCGTACTGCGGATTGTATGCACCGATCACTTATAGATCCAGCACTCGAACTGTTTCCATTACTCTGCTATATAGTCAGTCACATAATCACGCTTTCACAATTGAATATGTCTCAGAGA GAAATAGAGTTAATTTAAAGGGCTGGGATCCTACGGTTACTAAAGGATTTAATGGAACTGTTGGTGGTATTCTTACGTCTCCATTTTTTCCTGCTAGATATCCAAGAGATTTAGGAATGGAGTACGTAATTACTTGCCCAACTGAAGCACCCTTTTGCCGGGTCCGAGTACTTTTTAGTGACTTTCAATTGGCAACTGTTTCTATCATCGag TTTTACGATTGGAATGGACAAAGATTGGACGTTAGCAGTGGCGCGAGATTCCGACCACCGATAATTGTAAGCTCTGGACCGTCATTGCTGATAAGATTCTACGCTAACGGAGGAACTGGTCTTGGTTACAAGGCTTTCTATTCTTATGTAATTGGACATAGATATGACAAAGCCATTCAGCCAATTACTGATTGCGGCGGATATGTGGAAAACTTGGGTGGCACTATTACGATGATTGATATGGTAACTGAAGGAGTAAAGACTTATGACTGCGTTTGGCTTATCAGGCCCCCAAAGAATTTTCTTCACATGAAAACACACATGTATCTCAAAGTCATCACATTCGCAGAcatgg CTGGAAATACCGAATTGATAATTAGACAAGGTCCGACATCAGCATTGCTGCCGTTGGAAATACTGAGGCACCCAGCAAGTCAACTTCTACCTCCGAGAATGAGGGAACATATTACTCCAATAGTCAATGGGTTCCATGTCAGCTTACGAGGAACGTTTGGCGCTAACTCTAGAGTTGCGATCGCTTACGCAGCTTTTGGTTAcatgg actgTTTTTCTGGATCTGATTTTCTATGTCAGAATCATAGATGTATTCAGAGTCAATTGAACTGCGATGGATTTGATCATTGTGGTGACAATAGTGATGAGCCAACAACTTGTCTGAGAG attGGGGAATAGAACCGCGAGACGGAAAATGGCATATGAATAAAGCAAATTACTATTTCCCTAAAATAGATCGTTATCCAGATTTAAAAACTGCTACACTAGTATTTGTAGCCAGTAGTTTAGGATTAATAATCCTAATTTCCGCACTGATTGTTTTGCTGTACCGAATGGGCGCACGGTCGCGTCAGCAACGAGAACTTCAGTCACGTCTGCAGACAATCAGCGAACTATTAG TCTTCGATATTGCAGATGGCGCCCGGATCGACGAGGTCGCTGTTCACGACGAACCGCCTGTTTACGAAGCGCCGCCGGGTTACGACGAAGTCATTAAAGTTGGCTTTGAGAACGAAGGGgttaaatgcaaaaaaatacgTAACTTTTTGTGGGGGTCAAGAAGCAGGAGCTCCCCTCAATGctc gCAAGAATTACCTACATCATCAAGTTTGGTCGTAGACCTCGCAGGAGCGAGTAGAAATCGTGAAACAATACCAACAACAACCACGACAGTGGCACCAACTATTACGACAGTTAATCCCGTTGAGAGAATCCCTGAAAGTCCACCTCCACCTTATGTCACACCTCCTGGAAGTGTTCTAGATAATTACAGAATATGTCTATCACGACATAATGTCACTC acacTTCAGTACCACTAAGCGTCCGAGGTGACCATACGCGTCGAGCCTGGAACCGAGCTACTGAATTACGTCGTTCACTACCAGATCCAGACGAAGTGGCGGCATTCCAACCTGATGGATCTATTGACTACGAGGCACTTGGTGCGTATCTTCGGAATTACGCTCCTCGAGGGAATGCCTCTGTTGAACCGTTTGATTCACAGCCGAGGAGCTTGCCAGATGTTGGTCTAATCACGAGGCCAAAATCCAACGGAGACTTCGCAGAGCGAGGGGACGAGGATGCGGACAGAGGCGGGGACGGGGACGTGGAGGACGAAGTAGAAGCAACTAGCTACGACAGTCGTTGTACCAGTCTCAGTCGTAGCAGTGACAGTACCCAATTACATGGATGTTCTTGTCAAGGAGCTTGCGGATGCGCAAATGACCACAACACAGTTGGATCAGAAACCAAACAAAGGagagatgataaaaatattaaagctaAACGTACTATTATGAAACTACTGAAGTCTACATCAACTTCACAGACATCGACGAGCGTGCCAGAAGCTAGTGGACCCGAGCCGTCTACTGAAGAGTTTGAAGGCTGCAGAAGACCTTCAATTTGTTCTGGAGACACTTACTTGTCTCTAGGGACAATGTTTAGCACTTGTAGCAGTCCTTATGAATTAGAAGAACACGATTTCACGTCAGAAACGAATAGTATTATGGAAAATATGAGTATACTTTCTAAAACACCATCTCGCACGCCCGTAAGAGCTACGAGAATCACCATAAATACCACGAGTGACTTTAGATTTAAAACACGCAAGTATGTACGTAAATATGCGAGTTGTGATACTGACAGCTTTTTTGAGAGTGTCAAGGCCTTGGATGCTTTTTTGGAAAGACGTAATACCACAGTCGTGCAACCGAGAAACACGTCTACGGTTGCTACACTCTTTGGCACGCCGGGACATCATCGACGCAGAGCTTTACGATCTCATGGTAACcaaaatggaatttttaattgcgtGCGCGGATGGAAATCCAGTGATGACACTCGTTCTAAttga